The following proteins are co-located in the Silene latifolia isolate original U9 population chromosome 1, ASM4854445v1, whole genome shotgun sequence genome:
- the LOC141588432 gene encoding uncharacterized protein LOC141588432: MEFDFEGNEGTWRVTGFYGWPSVNDRHLSWELLRMLGAENGDVPWICIGNFNEVLFATKMKGGTRPQWQMNNFREAVDDCGLREVEFDGYEFTYDNGQEEEYNRQSRIDRAIGNEKWFELFPRAKLTHLVREWSDHAPIQLSLNRRTEHEVMGGKLFRFEHIWVGENGCEDAVQRAWNEGTGDLMETIVGCAEALQKWKGISIGKIVWDLRTKRDRLSRLNEDIARLLHQEGLFWRQRSRALWLQEGDRNTKFFHKKAGQRKQKNHIAKLIDDDGNEHVGTMAVSGVAKADYNEEEVLAALGQMNPLKAPAPMNTRQGDDHMALKLDMAKAYDRVEWTFLERVLNRMGFADGWTRNVMKCISSVSFTKKVNGTVTEEFRPSRGLRQGDPLSPYLFILCAEVLLGLIRRAVERGTIRGIRVASGAPEVSHLLFADDSILFVRAREGEAQKVKEILTAYEGIFGQLVNLAKTTVSFSRSTRPDRQLHIANLLGVRIVEG; encoded by the exons atggagtttgattttgaggGAAATGAGGGCACGTGGAGGGTGACCGGTTTCTATGGTTGGCCGTCGGTTAATGATAGACATTTGTCATGGGAGCTGCTGAGAATGTTGGGGGCAGAAAACGGGGATGTTCCTTGGATATGTATAGGCAATTTTAATGAAGTTTTATTTGCAACTAAGATGAAAGGGGGTACTCGTCCTCAATGGCAAATGAATAATTTTCGTGAGGCGGTGGATGATTGTGGTCTAAGAGAAGTCGAGTTCGATGGCTACGAGTTTACATACGACAACGGGCAAGAGGAGGAGTACAATAGGCAGTCGCGTATCGATCGGGCTATCGGgaatgagaaatggtttgagttGTTTCCGAGAGCTAAGCTGACGCATCTTGTGAGGGAGTGGTCGGACCACGCTCCGATTCAGCTCTCATTAAATCGTAGGACTGAGCACGAAGTGATGGGGGGTAAATTATTCCGCTTTGAGCATATTTGGGTGGGGGAAAACGGGTGTGAAGATGCAGTTCAGAGGGCGTGGAACGAAGGTACGGGAGATTTGATGGAGACTATTGTTGGTTGTGCTGAAGCGTTGCAGAAGTGGAAAGGAATTAGTATAGGAAAAATTGTTTGGGATTTACGTACTAAAAGAGACAGATTGAGCCGTCTTAATGAAG ATATTGCGCGGTTGCTTCACCAAGAGGGGCTTTTCTGGCGACAGAGATCCCGAGCTTTATGGTTACAGGAAGGAGATCGGAATACTAAATTTTTTCACAAGAAAGCAGGTCAGCGAAAACAGAAAAACCACATTGCTAAACTTATTGATGACGATGGAAATGAGCACGTGGGGACTATGGCTGTCTCGGGTGTTGCTAAG GCCGATTATAACGAAGAGGAGGTTCTCGCTGCCTTAGGCCAAATGAATCCTCTTAAGGCTCCCGCCCCGATG AACACTAGACAGGGTGACGATCACATGGCACTGAAACTTGATATGGCGAAAGCTTATGATAGAGTCGAATGGACTTTTCTAGAACGAGTTCTTAATCGTATGGGTTTTGCAGACGGTTGGACGAGGAATGTGATGAAATGCATTTCGTCTGTGTCTTTTACTAAAAAGGTGAATGGGACGGTGACAGAAGAGTTTAGACCTAGCCGGGGACTTCGCCAAGGGGATCCTCTATCGCCTTATCTATTTATTTTATGTGCCGAGGTCCTTTTGGGCCTGATTAGGAGGGCGGTTGAACGTGGAACCATACGGGGTATTCGGGTTGCGAGTGGAGCTCCAGAGGTCTCTCATCTTCTTTTTGCAGACGATAGTATTTTATTTGTTCGGGCTAGGGAGGGGGAGGCTCAAAAAGTGAAGGAAATTCTTACTGCTTATGAAGGTATCTTTGGGCAGCTTGTCAATTTGGCCAAGACGACCGTTTCTTTTAGCCGCAGCACTAGGCCGGATAGACAGCTGCATATTGCTAATCTTTTGGGTGTGCGGATCGTGGAGGGATAG